A single Brienomyrus brachyistius isolate T26 chromosome 11, BBRACH_0.4, whole genome shotgun sequence DNA region contains:
- the LOC125704097 gene encoding CD276 antigen-like isoform X2 — protein MLVPLIAVLVVSAVAALDVHVPEVPVVALYGQDVTLHCTFNTSSPVNLSELNVYWELADTKRSVHSFSAGRDQLTEQADAFANRTSLFPAQLGSGNASLLLHNVRIADDGIFSCFVSLGTFGSGALVLQVAAPYTKPQVTLAPDLNLRPGDEVSLTCVAYGGFPQAQVQWQDGMGRNMTDNVTTSQVASEEGLFNVRSVLRVVLEPNSTYSCRLHNPLLGEEGHASVTITGQNSTFPAVALWVTVGLAICLLGLLIALAAVCRRKIKESCEEAAAATTPLKS, from the exons ATGCTGGTGCCTTTGATAGCTGTGCTGGTCGTCAGTGCTGTGG CTGCCCTTGACGTCCATGTCCCAGAGGTGCCAGTGGTGGCGCTCTATGGTCAGGATGTCACTCTCCACTGCACCTTCAACACCTCCAGTCCCGTCAACTTGTCGGAGCTGAATGTCTACTGGGAGCTGGCTGACACCAAGCGCAGCGTCCACAGCTTCTCGGCCGGCCGTGACCAGCTGACAGAGCAGGCCGACGCCTTCGCAAACCGCACCAGCCTATTCCCTGCCCAGCTGGGCTCCGGAAACGCCTCTCTGCTCCTGCATAATGTGCGGATTGCTGACGACGGCATCTTCTCCTGCTTCGTGAGCTTGGGGACGTTTGGCAGTGGCGCCTTGGTGCTGCAGGTTGCAG CCCCATACACCAAGCCGCAGGTGACGCTGGCCCCGGATTTGAACCTGCGGCCTGGAGACGAGGTGTCCCTCACCTGTGTGGCTTATGGGGGCTTCCCCCAGGCCCAGGTGCAGTGGCAGGATGGGATGGGGCGCAACATGACGGACAACGTGACCACATCCCAGGTGGCTAGCGAAGAGGGCCTGTTCAACGTGCGCAGTGTCCTGAGGGTAGTGCTGGAGCCCAACAGCACCTACAGCTGCAGGCTACACAACCCGCTGCTGGGGGAGGAAGGACATGCCTCTGTCACCATCACAG GTCAGAACTCGACTTTCCCTGCTGTGGCCCTTTGGGTGACAGTGGGCCTGGCCATCTGCCTTCTGGGGCTGCTCATTGCTCTGGCTGCTGTGTGTCGCAGGAAGATCAAAGAGAGCTGCGAAGAAGCTGCTGCAG
- the LOC125704097 gene encoding CD276 antigen-like isoform X1, with the protein MLVPLIAVLVVSAVAALDVHVPEVPVVALYGQDVTLHCTFNTSSPVNLSELNVYWELADTKRSVHSFSAGRDQLTEQADAFANRTSLFPAQLGSGNASLLLHNVRIADDGIFSCFVSLGTFGSGALVLQVAAPYTKPQVTLAPDLNLRPGDEVSLTCVAYGGFPQAQVQWQDGMGRNMTDNVTTSQVASEEGLFNVRSVLRVVLEPNSTYSCRLHNPLLGEEGHASVTITGQNSTFPAVALWVTVGLAICLLGLLIALAAVCRRKIKESCEEAAAGEACAENGLRVVLSE; encoded by the exons ATGCTGGTGCCTTTGATAGCTGTGCTGGTCGTCAGTGCTGTGG CTGCCCTTGACGTCCATGTCCCAGAGGTGCCAGTGGTGGCGCTCTATGGTCAGGATGTCACTCTCCACTGCACCTTCAACACCTCCAGTCCCGTCAACTTGTCGGAGCTGAATGTCTACTGGGAGCTGGCTGACACCAAGCGCAGCGTCCACAGCTTCTCGGCCGGCCGTGACCAGCTGACAGAGCAGGCCGACGCCTTCGCAAACCGCACCAGCCTATTCCCTGCCCAGCTGGGCTCCGGAAACGCCTCTCTGCTCCTGCATAATGTGCGGATTGCTGACGACGGCATCTTCTCCTGCTTCGTGAGCTTGGGGACGTTTGGCAGTGGCGCCTTGGTGCTGCAGGTTGCAG CCCCATACACCAAGCCGCAGGTGACGCTGGCCCCGGATTTGAACCTGCGGCCTGGAGACGAGGTGTCCCTCACCTGTGTGGCTTATGGGGGCTTCCCCCAGGCCCAGGTGCAGTGGCAGGATGGGATGGGGCGCAACATGACGGACAACGTGACCACATCCCAGGTGGCTAGCGAAGAGGGCCTGTTCAACGTGCGCAGTGTCCTGAGGGTAGTGCTGGAGCCCAACAGCACCTACAGCTGCAGGCTACACAACCCGCTGCTGGGGGAGGAAGGACATGCCTCTGTCACCATCACAG GTCAGAACTCGACTTTCCCTGCTGTGGCCCTTTGGGTGACAGTGGGCCTGGCCATCTGCCTTCTGGGGCTGCTCATTGCTCTGGCTGCTGTGTGTCGCAGGAAGATCAAAGAGAGCTGCGAAGAAGCTGCTGCAGGTGAGGCCTGTGCTGAAAATGGGCTAAGAGTGGTGCTGTCTGAATAG